The segment CGGGCGATGCAATTCCCGCTTTGCTGCTTGTTCCCGATGGGGTCAATGCACAGAACTCCGCCCCCGCTGTCGCCATCTGGCATCAACACGGGGGACAATATCATCTCGGCAAAAGCGAACCGGCGGGCCTCGCGGGAAACCCAATGCATCATACCGGTGTTGCTCTGGTGAAAGAAGGATACGTTGTTCTTTGTCCCGATGCCCTCTGCTTTGAGGAAAGGCGGGACCCGACTGGTAAACTCGACAACATGGCTTACGAGCGATTCGAGTTTCTCCGCTATGTAATGAAGGGTAAGTCGATGGCCTGGAAAAATATTCTCGACATGCAACGGGCGATCGATTTTCTTTGTAGCCGCCCCGAAGTCAATGAGAATAAGATTGGCTGTTATGGTCACTCGATGGGCTCTACCCACACTTGGCTGATCGGTCCTTGGGAAGAGCGAATCAAATGCCTGGTAGGAAATTGCTGCCTCCCCACTTACCGGGGAATCCACCGCGAGCATATGCTGCATTGTTTCCCTAATTTCGTACCCGGCTTGGAACAGTACGGTGACACTCCCGACATTGCTGCGTTGATTGCTCCTCGCCCTCTCCATCTGAACTTTGGTGAAACTGACTCCGGTACCCCCGCCGAGGATATCCCCTGGTCAACCGACATCATTCGCAACGCCTACGAAAGCCAACACGCCGAGAAGAACTTCTCTGTCTACATCCAACCAGCAACGGGACACGTCCTCTCCGACGAAATGTGGATCAGAACCCGAGACTGGTTCGCAAAACATTTAGGGTAATTCTGGGAAAGAGACTGATGGTTGAAACTACCCAACCTGGTTTTCAATCTGTGTAAATCCGTATCCACCTGTGGGTCCAAACAATTCTAACCCGAGACCAACCTCTTCATTTCGCGCACGGCCTGTTCCATTCCCACCATGATTGAGCGAGCGACGATACTGTGACCGATATTAAATTCATGGACGCCAGCGATCTCGGCAACCGGTTTCACATTGCGATAAGTCAAACCATGCCCCATGTTGAGCAACAAGTTTAAATCGTTTGCCACCTGACCCGCTTTGATGAGGGACTGCAATTCTTTCTCTATCTCTTTGGGGCTCTTCGCTTCGGCATAGCTACCCGTGTGCAGTTCAACCGCTTGCACGCCCATGTTTGAAGCCGCTTCGATCTGACGTACATCCGGGTCAATGAATAAACTGACTTCGATCCCCGCCTCAATCAACTGATCCGCACACCGTTGAACTCGTTCAAGATTTCCAACAACGTTCAGTCCCCCTTCGGTTGTCACTTCTTCCCGTTTTTCAGGAACAAGACACACCTTCTGTGGTTTAAGTTGGAGCGCAATCTGCGTGATCTCCTGTTCGGTCGCCATCTCTAGATTGACAGGCACCTGCGCGACATCGATCACAACACGGACATCTCGATCTTGAATATGCCGACGGTCTTCACGCAAATGAATCGTGATGCCATCCGCGCCACCTAGTTCTGCCAGCACCACAGCCCAGGCAGGATCGGGTTCAATCGTACGGCGGGCCTGACGGACAGTGGCGACATGATCGATGTTGACACCGAGAAGCGGCATGACGAAGTCTTTCCTGATTAATAGCGATTTCAAATAACGTGATTAAAAAGAAGTAGAGTGGCTCAACCAATCACAAAGTATTGTATGGTCCGAATTTTTGATTCATAGAATCGGTCCTACCCTCAGTCGGACCCATGCTAGGAGAATCTGGTTCACTATAGCGTATTCCAGATAACCGAAGCGTGTTCTGGCTGCGTAGCCTGCTCTTTTTAAGGTCTTTTCGAGACCGATAGCCGCCACACTTATATTGGACAGGATCTAACCTTTACCTGAATCATGCAAAGCATAAAACTGCTGCCAGGCTTTCCCCAGGTATCGAGGCAGATCGCTGGAGATCATTCCCGGCTGCGAAAGTTCCTGTGCTGCAAGATCTCCCGACAGGCCATGTAAGTAGGTTCCCAATTGCGCCGCTTCAAATGCCAGCATCCCCTGAGCTAACAGGCCGGAGATGATTCCCGTCAAAACGTCGCCCGTTCCCCCCGTCGCCATTCCACTGTTTCCAGTTGGATTCACATACATCCGGTGCCCGTCAGTGACGATCGTTTTTTCTCCTTTGAGAATCAATGTCACATCATAAACATCTGCAAATTCAGCCGCGACCTGTTGCCGGTGTTTATCAATCGTTTTGATGGGCAGATTGGCCAATCGGGAGAACTCACCCGGGTGCGGAGTCAGCACGCGAGGCACCGGGCCTTCGTGCAGCACATCGAGCATATCGGCTAGCATGTTTAACGCGTCGGCATCGACGACAATCGGTTTCTCTTCATGCAGGAGAATATTCCGGAAAAGTTCCTTGAGGTGATCGCTCTGACCACACCCCGGCCCAAGCCCTAGTGAATCCTTATCTTTCAATTGCGATTTGAGATCCGCATAAGTGATCGACGAGATCCGGCCGGAATCATCTTCAGGCAATGGGATCGTCAGGTAAGAGGGACTATGTCCTGCAACGACATCCGCAATGCCTTTGGGAATCACGAGATAAACCAACCCGGCGCCACTGCGTAGCGCTCCCATACCGGAAAGACTGATTGCCCCTCCCATTCCCCGGCTTCCTCCGATCAGCATCGTCCGACCAAATGTCCCCTTATGCCCGGAGGCAGGACGTTGCGGAGGCCGGGGAAGATCAGTCACTTGATCGACAATCATGGCTGCCTGCTTTCTTCACTCAATAATGGACTAGGGATGATTCCCACTTATTCAAATAAACTGTCCGGCCTATCCTTTGCGTGCTTTGGCAATGCGGTGAGTGATCAAACCCGCAACGTACCCCCCTTTGAATCCGGCGTCGATATTAACCACCGTCACATTCGACGCACAGCTGTTGAGCATTCCCAACAGCGCCGTCACTCCACCAAAACTAGTTCCATACCCCACCGAGGTCGGCACGGCAATCACAGGACAATCTACATAACCGCCCACAACAGAAGGAAGCGCCCCTTCCATACCGGCCACCACAATCACGGCGTCCGAG is part of the Polystyrenella longa genome and harbors:
- a CDS encoding dienelactone hydrolase family protein, with translation MADVYFREKLLQCLGGPWPEKADLKPHVKEAEQQEGYRIETLTYEVEPGDAIPALLLVPDGVNAQNSAPAVAIWHQHGGQYHLGKSEPAGLAGNPMHHTGVALVKEGYVVLCPDALCFEERRDPTGKLDNMAYERFEFLRYVMKGKSMAWKNILDMQRAIDFLCSRPEVNENKIGCYGHSMGSTHTWLIGPWEERIKCLVGNCCLPTYRGIHREHMLHCFPNFVPGLEQYGDTPDIAALIAPRPLHLNFGETDSGTPAEDIPWSTDIIRNAYESQHAEKNFSVYIQPATGHVLSDEMWIRTRDWFAKHLG
- a CDS encoding pyridoxine 5'-phosphate synthase; this translates as MPLLGVNIDHVATVRQARRTIEPDPAWAVVLAELGGADGITIHLREDRRHIQDRDVRVVIDVAQVPVNLEMATEQEITQIALQLKPQKVCLVPEKREEVTTEGGLNVVGNLERVQRCADQLIEAGIEVSLFIDPDVRQIEAASNMGVQAVELHTGSYAEAKSPKEIEKELQSLIKAGQVANDLNLLLNMGHGLTYRNVKPVAEIAGVHEFNIGHSIVARSIMVGMEQAVREMKRLVSG
- a CDS encoding NAD(P)H-hydrate dehydratase — protein: MIVDQVTDLPRPPQRPASGHKGTFGRTMLIGGSRGMGGAISLSGMGALRSGAGLVYLVIPKGIADVVAGHSPSYLTIPLPEDDSGRISSITYADLKSQLKDKDSLGLGPGCGQSDHLKELFRNILLHEEKPIVVDADALNMLADMLDVLHEGPVPRVLTPHPGEFSRLANLPIKTIDKHRQQVAAEFADVYDVTLILKGEKTIVTDGHRMYVNPTGNSGMATGGTGDVLTGIISGLLAQGMLAFEAAQLGTYLHGLSGDLAAQELSQPGMISSDLPRYLGKAWQQFYALHDSGKG